The Thermosulfurimonas sp. F29 genome includes a window with the following:
- a CDS encoding TolC family protein has translation MRRMLGLILTILLGGWGFAPARAERLTLKRAYELALVHNPLLKAARSEVAAARSGVSEARGAFLPRVDLRLVYARTDSPVQVFSYKLAQENFKAEDFYLDRLNHPVDYTNWQTQVVVTQPIFNQGREIIGYRRARIALSQAENYLRAVRQRVLFETERAYLRVLLARERVGVMKEAVRTARENLRVVERRYREGRALKSDLLEAQVFLSRQEKDLAAARHRLEVALSGLSLVLGEPLERRFEPVPVEGVPGPPGDFDKWRCAALRMRPDLKVEEQRVRLARLAVKEARFRFLPSLNLKGIYEKNAEDPLSGGADGDAYTIMAEVNLNLFRGFSDRARLSRAEAEWLAARERLRQYRREVEHQVREAYSRYLTALKEYEVTRRAVAQAEEGLRIIRQRYEAGLALLVELQDAETALKRARLMRLEALYGLRLAESGLRFAAGLMDTKRIDATEACHEKP, from the coding sequence ATGAGGAGGATGTTAGGGCTTATATTGACGATCCTTTTAGGGGGCTGGGGTTTTGCTCCGGCCCGGGCGGAGCGGCTCACCCTCAAGCGGGCCTACGAGCTGGCTCTGGTGCACAACCCCCTTCTCAAGGCGGCCCGTTCGGAGGTGGCCGCGGCCAGAAGCGGGGTGAGCGAGGCGCGGGGGGCCTTTCTCCCCCGGGTGGACCTGCGCCTGGTCTACGCCCGCACGGACAGCCCCGTGCAGGTCTTCAGCTACAAGCTCGCCCAGGAGAACTTCAAGGCCGAGGACTTTTATCTGGATCGTCTGAACCATCCCGTGGACTACACCAACTGGCAGACGCAGGTGGTGGTTACCCAGCCCATCTTCAATCAGGGACGGGAGATCATCGGGTATCGCCGGGCCAGGATCGCGCTTTCTCAGGCGGAGAACTATCTGCGGGCGGTGAGGCAGCGGGTGCTTTTCGAGACGGAACGGGCCTACCTCCGGGTGCTCCTGGCCCGGGAGCGGGTGGGGGTCATGAAGGAGGCCGTGCGCACGGCCCGGGAGAACCTACGGGTGGTAGAGAGGCGTTACCGGGAGGGGCGCGCCCTCAAGTCGGATCTCCTTGAGGCCCAGGTCTTCCTCTCCCGGCAGGAAAAGGATCTGGCCGCGGCCAGGCATCGTCTGGAGGTGGCCCTTTCGGGGCTCTCCCTGGTTCTGGGAGAGCCGCTTGAGCGTCGTTTCGAGCCCGTGCCGGTGGAGGGGGTGCCCGGTCCGCCGGGGGACTTCGATAAGTGGCGCTGTGCGGCGCTCAGGATGCGTCCGGATCTCAAGGTGGAGGAACAACGGGTGAGACTGGCCCGGCTTGCGGTCAAGGAGGCCCGGTTTCGGTTCCTCCCCTCCCTTAATCTTAAGGGCATCTACGAAAAGAACGCCGAGGACCCTCTTAGCGGAGGGGCCGACGGCGACGCCTACACCATCATGGCCGAGGTCAACCTGAACCTCTTCAGGGGTTTTAGCGACCGGGCCCGTCTTTCCAGGGCCGAGGCGGAGTGGCTTGCGGCCCGGGAGCGACTGCGCCAGTATCGGAGGGAGGTGGAACATCAGGTTCGGGAGGCCTACAGTCGGTACCTCACTGCCCTCAAGGAATACGAGGTCACCCGACGGGCGGTGGCCCAGGCCGAGGAGGGCCTGCGCATCATCCGCCAGAGGTACGAGGCCGGGCTGGCCCTTCTGGTGGAGCTTCAGGATGCGGAGACCGCCCTCAAACGGGCCCGGCTCATGCGGCTTGAGGCCCTCTACGGATTGCGACTGGCCGAAAGCGGCCTTCGATTCGCCGCGGGTCTCATGGACACCAAGAGGATAGACGCCACGGAGGCCTGTCATGAGAAACCCTAG